The proteins below come from a single Mugil cephalus isolate CIBA_MC_2020 chromosome 7, CIBA_Mcephalus_1.1, whole genome shotgun sequence genomic window:
- the LOC125011485 gene encoding homer protein homolog 3-like isoform X2 yields MYPHHREREQPIFSARAHVFQIDPTTKRNWIPASKHAVTVSFFYDANRNVYRIISVGGTKAIINCTVTPSMTFTKTSQKFGQWADSRANTVYGLGFATEQQLHQFSDKFKEVKDAARLAREKSQDKELANTALTIAAPQDLSDELQSPPVMCVNGPEDKLFRSQSADITLASEKERIKKMLSEGSICEMNLEAELFTLQDSNSKLVAALHEANANVEQWKKQLSAYQEETERLREQVAELEAHGGQGPSDLLKDELTQSLEELEALLKAKDEEIHILQSKKAEYHAMEHERDEAIHRLREMEMRNSELERRIQNTEQNLNNSLEDRDRMDTEIQRAIEILDIKIFDLNDLRQSLVKLIDK; encoded by the exons GGAGCAGCCGATCTTCAGCGCCCGGGCCCATGTTTTCCAGATTGACCCAACCACCAAGAGGAACTGGATACCTGCCAGCAAGCATGCCGTCACGGTGTCCTTCTTCTACGACGCTAACCGCAACGTGTACCGCATCATCAGCGTGGGCGGGACCAAG GCAATTATCAACTGCACCGTTACACCCAGCATGACATTTACTAAGACGTCCCAGAAGTTTGGTCAGTGGGCTGACAGCAGGGCCAACACTGTCTACGGTCTGGGGTTTGCCACAGAGCAGCAACTGCATCAG ttttcagacaagTTTAAGGAGGTGAAAGATGCAGCTCGTCTGGCGCGAGAAAAGTCGCAGGACAAAGAACTGGCCAACACTGCGCTCACTATCGCTGCTCCTCAG GACCTCTCGGATGAACTTCAGTCTCCACCGGTGATGTGTGTGAATGGCCCAGAGGACAAGCTCTTCCGTAGCCAGAGCGCCGACATCACCCTGGCTTCTGAGAAGGAGCGCATTAAAAAGATGCTCTCTGAAGG GTCTATTTGCGAGATGAACCTGGAGGCTGAGCTCTTCACTCTGCAGGACAGCAACTCCAAGTTGGTGGCTGCTTTGCatgaggctaatgctaatgtggAGCAGTGGAAGAAGCAGCTGTCAGCATATCAGGAGGAGACTGAAAGGCTCAGAGAGCAG GTGGCGGAACTTGAGGCTCATGGGGGGCAAGGACCCAGTGACCTGCTGAAGGACGAGTTGACCCAGTCCTTGGAGGAACTGGAGGCCCTGCTGAAAGCCAAAGATGAG GAAATTCACATTTTGCAAAGCAAGAAAGCCGAGTACCATGCGATGGAACATGAGCGGGACGAAGCCATTCACAGATTACGG GAGATGGAAATGCGAAATTCAGAGTTGGAGCGTCGGATCCAGAACACGGAGCAGAACCTGAATAACTCTCTGGAGGATCGGGATCGCATGGATACTGAGATCCAGAGGGCCATAGAAATTCTGGACATCAAGATCTTTGACCTTAACGACCTCCGCCAGAGCCTTGTTAAACTTATCGACAAATAG
- the LOC125011485 gene encoding homer protein homolog 3-like isoform X3, giving the protein MYPHHREREQPIFSARAHVFQIDPTTKRNWIPASKHAVTVSFFYDANRNVYRIISVGGTKAIINCTVTPSMTFTKTSQKFGQWADSRANTVYGLGFATEQQLHQFSDKFKEVKDAARLAREKSQDKELANTALTIAAPQFSQSPPVMCVNGPEDKLFRSQSADITLASEKERIKKMLSEGSICEMNLEAELFTLQDSNSKLVAALHEANANVEQWKKQLSAYQEETERLREQVAELEAHGGQGPSDLLKDELTQSLEELEALLKAKDEEIHILQSKKAEYHAMEHERDEAIHRLREMEMRNSELERRIQNTEQNLNNSLEDRDRMDTEIQRAIEILDIKIFDLNDLRQSLVKLIDK; this is encoded by the exons GGAGCAGCCGATCTTCAGCGCCCGGGCCCATGTTTTCCAGATTGACCCAACCACCAAGAGGAACTGGATACCTGCCAGCAAGCATGCCGTCACGGTGTCCTTCTTCTACGACGCTAACCGCAACGTGTACCGCATCATCAGCGTGGGCGGGACCAAG GCAATTATCAACTGCACCGTTACACCCAGCATGACATTTACTAAGACGTCCCAGAAGTTTGGTCAGTGGGCTGACAGCAGGGCCAACACTGTCTACGGTCTGGGGTTTGCCACAGAGCAGCAACTGCATCAG ttttcagacaagTTTAAGGAGGTGAAAGATGCAGCTCGTCTGGCGCGAGAAAAGTCGCAGGACAAAGAACTGGCCAACACTGCGCTCACTATCGCTGCTCCTCAG TTCTCACAG TCTCCACCGGTGATGTGTGTGAATGGCCCAGAGGACAAGCTCTTCCGTAGCCAGAGCGCCGACATCACCCTGGCTTCTGAGAAGGAGCGCATTAAAAAGATGCTCTCTGAAGG GTCTATTTGCGAGATGAACCTGGAGGCTGAGCTCTTCACTCTGCAGGACAGCAACTCCAAGTTGGTGGCTGCTTTGCatgaggctaatgctaatgtggAGCAGTGGAAGAAGCAGCTGTCAGCATATCAGGAGGAGACTGAAAGGCTCAGAGAGCAG GTGGCGGAACTTGAGGCTCATGGGGGGCAAGGACCCAGTGACCTGCTGAAGGACGAGTTGACCCAGTCCTTGGAGGAACTGGAGGCCCTGCTGAAAGCCAAAGATGAG GAAATTCACATTTTGCAAAGCAAGAAAGCCGAGTACCATGCGATGGAACATGAGCGGGACGAAGCCATTCACAGATTACGG GAGATGGAAATGCGAAATTCAGAGTTGGAGCGTCGGATCCAGAACACGGAGCAGAACCTGAATAACTCTCTGGAGGATCGGGATCGCATGGATACTGAGATCCAGAGGGCCATAGAAATTCTGGACATCAAGATCTTTGACCTTAACGACCTCCGCCAGAGCCTTGTTAAACTTATCGACAAATAG
- the LOC125011485 gene encoding homer protein homolog 3-like isoform X1 codes for MYPHHREREQPIFSARAHVFQIDPTTKRNWIPASKHAVTVSFFYDANRNVYRIISVGGTKAIINCTVTPSMTFTKTSQKFGQWADSRANTVYGLGFATEQQLHQFSDKFKEVKDAARLAREKSQDKELANTALTIAAPQFSQDLSDELQSPPVMCVNGPEDKLFRSQSADITLASEKERIKKMLSEGSICEMNLEAELFTLQDSNSKLVAALHEANANVEQWKKQLSAYQEETERLREQVAELEAHGGQGPSDLLKDELTQSLEELEALLKAKDEEIHILQSKKAEYHAMEHERDEAIHRLREMEMRNSELERRIQNTEQNLNNSLEDRDRMDTEIQRAIEILDIKIFDLNDLRQSLVKLIDK; via the exons GGAGCAGCCGATCTTCAGCGCCCGGGCCCATGTTTTCCAGATTGACCCAACCACCAAGAGGAACTGGATACCTGCCAGCAAGCATGCCGTCACGGTGTCCTTCTTCTACGACGCTAACCGCAACGTGTACCGCATCATCAGCGTGGGCGGGACCAAG GCAATTATCAACTGCACCGTTACACCCAGCATGACATTTACTAAGACGTCCCAGAAGTTTGGTCAGTGGGCTGACAGCAGGGCCAACACTGTCTACGGTCTGGGGTTTGCCACAGAGCAGCAACTGCATCAG ttttcagacaagTTTAAGGAGGTGAAAGATGCAGCTCGTCTGGCGCGAGAAAAGTCGCAGGACAAAGAACTGGCCAACACTGCGCTCACTATCGCTGCTCCTCAG TTCTCACAG GACCTCTCGGATGAACTTCAGTCTCCACCGGTGATGTGTGTGAATGGCCCAGAGGACAAGCTCTTCCGTAGCCAGAGCGCCGACATCACCCTGGCTTCTGAGAAGGAGCGCATTAAAAAGATGCTCTCTGAAGG GTCTATTTGCGAGATGAACCTGGAGGCTGAGCTCTTCACTCTGCAGGACAGCAACTCCAAGTTGGTGGCTGCTTTGCatgaggctaatgctaatgtggAGCAGTGGAAGAAGCAGCTGTCAGCATATCAGGAGGAGACTGAAAGGCTCAGAGAGCAG GTGGCGGAACTTGAGGCTCATGGGGGGCAAGGACCCAGTGACCTGCTGAAGGACGAGTTGACCCAGTCCTTGGAGGAACTGGAGGCCCTGCTGAAAGCCAAAGATGAG GAAATTCACATTTTGCAAAGCAAGAAAGCCGAGTACCATGCGATGGAACATGAGCGGGACGAAGCCATTCACAGATTACGG GAGATGGAAATGCGAAATTCAGAGTTGGAGCGTCGGATCCAGAACACGGAGCAGAACCTGAATAACTCTCTGGAGGATCGGGATCGCATGGATACTGAGATCCAGAGGGCCATAGAAATTCTGGACATCAAGATCTTTGACCTTAACGACCTCCGCCAGAGCCTTGTTAAACTTATCGACAAATAG